The genomic DNA aatacaagctgaATAAAAGTAATcccaaaggtttttctttttcacatcttCACAATTACTCATTCACACTCAAGGTGTTGCTGTCCTGGACCTGCTTAGCTCTCATCTGACCAAACTGAATCTTTGATTCACTCAGTTGGAACTATTTATTTAAGACCTACTTTTGTTCCAGCTGCAGAGGTAACAACATGCACGAAAGACAGCACCTGCCCTTGGGATGGTTGTTTTGATCTTTTCTCAAGTAAAAACTTGCTAGATTGGCAAGTTGGAAAACAATGTGATAAATCACTGGCTACTGTGGTATTAAGAACTGAGAAGACTTAATGTATTACTTTCAGAaggatattttctgttttaaaaggatTTCTGGAGTTAATTCTTCCTAACCAAAAGACAAACCTCACCGATTCACACAGTTCAGTGTTGGTTAAATTGGCAAGTTGATGCAAGAGATTTTGAAGTCAGCCATCCTTTTCATACTCTTTAGTTTAAAACGAATGAGGccacctggggctcctgggtgctcagtcagttaattgtccaacttaggctcaggtcacgatcacagtttgtgagtttgagtcccgcatagggctgtgtgctgatagctcagaacctagagtctgcttcagattctgtagtctccctctctctgtccctcccctgctcacgttctccctctctctctctgtctctctgtctctcttggtctctctctcaacagtaaataaacattaaaaaaaatttttttttaaaggaggccaTCTGTACCTGAGACCAATCTTCCCTAGGATAGAATACAATAATTCTAGTCTGATTCTTAGACCTGGGAGGAATCTGCTATGTCTCCTGAGAATCAAAAGAACTGGGAgtcgcttttttttttccatctcaaatTGTTGGACTGTAACAGTGGATTTGTAGAAGCTGTGTGTACTGAAATATGCAGCTTACAGATGAGAGCATATCAGTGCTTCATAATAGTGAGTTGTTTTATATGGATTACATTGAATAGctctaccaaaaaaaacaaaggaaggaaccTTCCCAGACTTTCCAATCTTTTTATACTTCTTTATGCTTTACGTTTACAATGGAAAAAGTAGACTGAAAAATATGtcatgaaattttgtcatttgcaatttGTAGCATGATACAGCTTTTTCTGTTTGACTGTTGGCAATTTTATGCATGTTTTATAGGATTACTGTTGGTCCTTGTTTTGTTACATATTTACGTGTgttgtgtgcgtgtatgtgtatgtgtatatatacatcctgtgtgtatatatatgtaacttgaaaaatgaaaagcatgcTGCTTGGCCTGAGTAGTTAATGTGTAATTGTGCCTGGtaaacaaacttttttctttcaaattctgaCCATAGAGGGATTGAGCTCTCTTTGCTCTGGTGAGCCACCTTCAGAAATTATGACttcctctttttcatcttctgaaaTGCATAACAATGACCTTACAATACTACACggagaaaaaagcaaagtgtCAGGCAGCCAGCCTATTTTagccaaagaaggaaaagacTCCTTGGCTCTCCTAGATgtgaaaaagatggaaaagccTCAAGAGACCAGTAAAGACCTAGCATACTCCCCAGATTCTGTGGCAGAAGGAGTTCAGTGTAACCGTCCTTTCATTCCGGCCAATTTCCCAGATCGTCCTGCTTTTCTCTCAAAGGAAATGAGTCTACTggaacagcaaataaataaagatcaagaGTCCAAGAACCCAAATGAGGTACCAAGTACAGACGGTAAAACTGAATTGGATGCTGATGACAAGTTcactttgctgacagctcagaaaccaCTGACCCAGCAGTCTAAGGCAGAAGGCATTTGTAAATATTCCTTGTCCCCGTCTGAAGTTTCAGGAGGTGGTATTATTGAAAAGGATTCCCCTGAGTCAccatttgaagtaattattgacaaagaagcatttgacaaagaatTTAAAGATGTATATAAGGAGAGCACAAATGATTTTGGTAGCTGGGCAATGAACACTGATAAAGAAACATCTGCAGACATTTTAGAGTCTAATGACAAAGTATTTCCACTGAGAAGTAAAGAGGCAGGGCGTTACCCAACCTCTGCATTGCTCACTAGACAGTTTTCACACACAACTGCAGCACTGGAAGAAGTGTCTAGATGTGTGAATGATATGCATAACTTTACTAATGAAATACTGACTTGGGATTTGGTTCCCCAAGCAAAAGAAGAGAGCTGTAAGTCTGACTACATCACAAAAACCACAGGACTTGACATGAGTGAATATAAATCAGAAATCCCGGTTGTAAATCTTAAAACTAACACTCACCAGAAAATTCCTGTACGTTCTATTAATGGGAACACTCCCATCACTAAATCAGCAGGTGATTGGGCACAGGAATCCCTCCCACAAGAAAATGCTAACATTGACAAACCTGTACCGGATTGTCTCAATTCCACAAAGGAAGTCAATATCAAAGGTGTGGGAGGCCATCCGCAGAAACAAGATAACACAGTCGCAGAGTTCCCTGGATCTCCATTTGACAAAGGTGTCTCTCGGGGTTCTGGAGCGGCCACCGTGAAAGTGGTTTTACCTGATGGCCACCTGAAAGATGAAATGAACTGGCAGAGCTCTGTGTTAGGAGAAGTGACAGAAGCTGATAGTTCTGGTGAGTCTGATGACACAGTAATAGAGGACATCACAACCAGTGTTTCATTTGAAGGTAAAAAAATTCAGGCTGAAAAACCTGTTTCCATTCCAAGTGCTATTGTaaaaagagatgagagagaaatcGAAGAGGCTTTCAATTGCAatagggaaaacaaaacatgtgAAACCTTTGAAGGGCCAGTCAGTGACCCTGAGGCAGCACACGTTCAGCCTGATATTCCCGAAAGGAGTCCAGTGGGTGAGGCAGCATGTTCACAAGTACGTGATCTGAAGATCACATCAGAAGATGTGCAGCAGTCAGGTAGTATGAGTGAAGCTGCTGCTGAAAAACATGTTGCAACTGAGAACCCAAAGCATCCTTCAGCTGTATCTCCAGGTGTTCTTCATGAGACAGAATTCTCACTAAATGTGACAACCTCTGCCTATTTGGAGtcattacatgaaaaaaatgttgaagatgTAGATGATTCTTCCCCAGAGGACCTGATAGCAGCCTTTACAGAAACCAGAGAGAAAGGAATCATAGGTAAAGGTGAAGGGAATGCCTTTGACGCAACATCAGAGAAGACTAGGGACTTTAAAACAAGTCTTGCTGTGGAAGTCTTGCATGAAAGTGAGTCAGGCGGTTCTGAAATTAAAGACCGAAGAAGCGAACACATGGAACAAAGCAAAGAAACCAATGGAAGTGAGATTCTGGGTGTTTTCCCTGCCCGAGGTACTCCAGCGGCATCTCTTGACTTAGAACAGGAAGAGCTCACAATCAAAGCCCTTAAAGAATTGAGTGAAAGGAGGACTGAGAAGTCAGCTTCTGTGCAGGGTGATGTAGAATCTCCTCCTGAAGAAACACTCGAGCACACTTTCACATGTGCTCCAGAATCCTCTTGGCTTCAGAGAGCGTATGATGTCCTAGAACACACAGAAGTTAACACTGGATCTGATCTTGGGATTTCCAAGAAGCCTACAATTGTCACAGAAACTACTAGGGTAGATATTATATCGAGCCTTAGTAAGACTGAAGTGGTAAACAAGCAAGTCCTAGCAAGACTTCTGACGGACTTCTCAGGTAATCATTTACATTAGAAATACTGCATGTGATTACTTCTGCTGTGATTGATTATTTAATAGAATGCCATTTTTCTAAGTCTCTGATTTTATATCACCAAAATTATGGCAAGAATAAAAACACATTGTATAGTGGAGAAAGgtaaatttttttcatggttgcttgatttggttttcttctaCAAATATTTCCCAAATCAGAACACTTGTTAAAATTAATATtctccttaaaacatttttttatgctCCAATTGTTTCAAGGTTCTCCTTTCCCTATAGGTTGGCCCTAGGGCAGTTGCTGCATTTAAGGATGTCATtaggcatatatttatttacaaagcttatttttttttttttagtaatttttaaaacttttttattttagagagagaactagcacaagcaggggagaggggcagagggagagagagagagaatcccaaggaggccccacactcagcacagagcctgatgcagggcttgatcccatactctgtgatcatgacctgaactgaaatcaagagccagttactcaaccaactgagccactcaggcacccccaaagcttatttttaaatctccataaCAGTTGCACTGCTTAGCACTTGGGTTTTTTGCTGTGGGCCTTGTGAAACCTATTTAGCAATCAAAGATAAAGGAATTCCTGCTGGGAATGACAGCAAAtgaaacttttaattaatttgatcTTATACTACAGAGATTTTATGTTCTGAAAGTAGGTAACCAGTATTATATTGTAGTACTGTTTTGTGAGTATTGCTCAAGAGAAGTCATGCATTCTTCTACTTTGGACCTTATTTAATATTGTTCAggccaacatttattaagtggtaCTAGAAGCCCTTCCcattgtctctgtttctttgatGACTTTTCTCACACTCAGCCTTCAGTTAAGTTACTTCAAATGCTATCTGTTCCGGGGTCTTAGaagatgtaagaaaaaaaggatattccAAGCCTTCCAAAAGGTACCCCCAACTTCTGATCTAAGATCTATACTTACTATATGGTCACTCATAGGTGCTATATAGGGATCCTGTGGTTGTCCGAACTTCTTTGACAATAGATCccttttttcaaatgaaatcatacatggagttacaatatttaaaataaaaagatttttttgttagGATAAACTTATAAATGTGattatactattttcttttatcctcttcttcttctgtaaaggTTTTGTTATGCACAGAATGGACAGGAAGCCCAGCCCTTAGCAGCCACTTTCCTATCCTGGTGGCAGCCAGAACCTGCTCAGCTCCTCTTGCTGGGGTGCCTCTCGTGAGGAGTGAAACACACCTCTCAGATCTTGTCTTGCACTGATTTGATGTGCTTGGTGGGGTGCTCATGCCGGCAGTGCTTTGGCTTGCTCAAGTTCTTGGTCACCTTGGGGCCCTTGTTGAGACCCAGGACCATGGGGTCTGCAGAGACGTGGTTGCTGCTCTTCAGTGGCTGCTGAAGTGGAAGGGCACcatttcctttatatttcctttctgaaGACTACAGGTGGTTTACTTAGTCCTtctaaattttaatctttaatataGAGACAATTGTGCTTACCTTATATCAATATTGTAGGGATTAATTGTGGAAATGCAGGTAATGCAGTGCCTAGCATATAATAAATACCGCATAGTACAGGACCTAGCATGTGGTAGGTACCGGGTAATTAATTGTTAGTGAATGAATTGATCAGTATCAGTGAAAACATTGAGACTGTTTCACAAACTAAAAAATTTGAAGTGACTGCTAAGGAGAGCTGTTATCCTCTAGTGATTGAAGATTGCTGAGCTTGGATTAAGGAGTGAATTCTCATTGTTGCTTTACAACATCTAGAAGTGTGGCTTTGAACAGTGAAGTTATATCACCTTTTggggccttagtttccttatctataatgCGAGAATGTTGAAGATTATCTTCAgtatcattttaataatactcTCTGactgtaggggctcctgggtgtctcccatcagttgagcatctgactcttcatttcagctggGGTCGtgcagggtcgtgggattgagccctgcactcagtgcagagcctgcttaagattctgtttctctaaaatataaaaataatattctctgaCTCTAGATTTCCTCATGAGTTGTTGTTGTAATTCTTATAGATTCTTTTGTGTGATGAGGCATATGGGAATTAGGCTACAAGAATTTTGGTGTCTAATTTTGGCACATTCCTGCTTTAGCGTGACCTTAGCTCATCTAACTGGTTCAACATCTTCCTTTGTTAATATGGCTATAATTATTTTGCCATCCTTTATAGTGTTGTAGTAAATAACAAACTGTGTAAATACTAATTATTACTAATTCTTAACTGAGTTATTTAATCTATTGTGAGAGGTGAAAAGGGCTGTGGAAGTTTAGGATATTTGTCAGTGGCTAAATTCTGTGATTAGTAGATATATTTAGATGCTAATTAAAAACCAATATAATTAGATCAAGACGCTAAAAAGTCTTCCTTTGCAGGCTTCAAAAcagaaaacctttttatttttttttcttttcttttttttttaagttaatttattttgagaaagagagagcaggggaggggagagagggagagagggagaaagagacttctgaagcaggttctgtggtgCAGAgcagtggggctcaatcccatgaccctgggatcataacctgagctgaaatgaagagtcagatgctcaaccaactgagccactcagacgctcccagaaaatctttttaaattgtcttactttatgaataaatctttaaaatgtaactACTTCAGCAAAATACATCAGTCTCTAGTTCTAAGTAGTACATGTGAATAGCCTTCCTTTTAAAGTTAAACCAgttcgggacacctgggtggctcagtcacttgaatgtccaactcttgattgcagctccagtcatgatcccagggtcatgggatcaagccccacgttggtctcattgtggagcctgcttatgattctctctctctctctctctctctctctctctctctctctctctctctcttccccttctcatgctctctctctctctaaaataaaaaaatttggggcgcctgggtggcgcagtcggttaagcgtccgacttcagccaggtcacgatctcgcggtccgtgagttcgagccccgcgtcaggctctgggctgatggctcggagcctggagcctgtttccgattctgtgtctccctctctctctgcccctcccccgttcatgctctgtctctctctgtcccaaaaattaaaaaaaaaaaaaaaaaatgttaaaataaaaaaatttaaaaagataaaccaatTCCGTAATTATGTTCTGCCTGAAACTGTGgggagaaataggcaaaagaaaagtattaacagtattttatttttcttttgctgttttatgATACATTGTGTATAAACTAATGAAGCCTAATTTCATTCCCTTTATGATAACATTATAAGTTTAATAACTGTGATATGAGCTATGATATAACTAATTGGGGAAAATTTAAATCCCTGCTCATACACCTAATTGAGTGAAGACCATTTTTTGGATTTTAGTATCCAGA from Panthera tigris isolate Pti1 chromosome D1, P.tigris_Pti1_mat1.1, whole genome shotgun sequence includes the following:
- the RTN3 gene encoding reticulon-3 isoform X2, with amino-acid sequence MAEPSAATQSPSISSSSSGAEPSAPGGGSPGACPALGAKSCGSSCAVQCNRPFIPANFPDRPAFLSKEMSLLEQQINKDQESKNPNEVPSTDGKTELDADDKFTLLTAQKPLTQQSKAEGICKYSLSPSEVSGGGIIEKDSPESPFEVIIDKEAFDKEFKDVYKESTNDFGSWAMNTDKETSADILESNDKVFPLRSKEAGRYPTSALLTRQFSHTTAALEEVSRCVNDMHNFTNEILTWDLVPQAKEESCKSDYITKTTGLDMSEYKSEIPVVNLKTNTHQKIPVRSINGNTPITKSAGDWAQESLPQENANIDKPVPDCLNSTKEVNIKGVGGHPQKQDNTVAEFPGSPFDKGVSRGSGAATVKVVLPDGHLKDEMNWQSSVLGEVTEADSSGESDDTVIEDITTSVSFEGKKIQAEKPVSIPSAIVKRDEREIEEAFNCNRENKTCETFEGPVSDPEAAHVQPDIPERSPVGEAACSQVRDLKITSEDVQQSGSMSEAAAEKHVATENPKHPSAVSPGVLHETEFSLNVTTSAYLESLHEKNVEDVDDSSPEDLIAAFTETREKGIIGKGEGNAFDATSEKTRDFKTSLAVEVLHESESGGSEIKDRRSEHMEQSKETNGSEILGVFPARGTPAASLDLEQEELTIKALKELSERRTEKSASVQGDVESPPEETLEHTFTCAPESSWLQRAYDVLEHTEVNTGSDLGISKKPTIVTETTRVDIISSLSKTEVVNKQVLARLLTDFSVHDLIFWRDVKKTGFVFGTTLIMLLSLAAFSVISVVSYLILALLSVTISFRVYKSVIQAVQKSEEGHPFKAYLDVDITLSSEAFHNYVNAAMVHINRALKLIIRLFLVEDLVDSLKLAVFMWLMTYVGAVFNGITLLILAELLIFSVPIVYEKYKTQIDHYVGIARDQTKSIVEKIQAKLPGIAKKKAE